The following is a genomic window from Collimonas fungivorans Ter331.
CAAGCGCCTGCAGGGTTTGCAAGCCAGCGCCCGCACCGAACTGCGCGACAAGGATATCCGTTACAGCGGCATCAACCGCAATGGCGATACGATAGAAATCAGTTTCCGCGACCAGGATACGCTGAACAAGGCGCTCAACATATTGGCGCCGCAACTGTCCGAGATGTCGATCCAGGCAGTACTGCCGGTGGCCGGCGCCGACCCGATGCTGAGCGCATCGCTGAAGCCTGAAGCACTGAAGCAGATCGTCGACAACGGCGTCACGCAAAACATCACGACCTTGTCGAAACGGGTCAATGAACTGGGCGTCAGCGAACCGATCATTCAGCGCCAGGGCGCTGACCGTATCGTGGTGCAGATGCCCGGCGTGCAAGATGTCTCGCGCGCAAAGGACATCATCGGCCGTACCGCGACGCTGGAAGTGCGGATGGTGGATGAATCGGTAACCCGCGGCACGGAAGCCACCGCCGCGGTGCCTTTCGGTTCCGAACTGTTCAAGGTCGGCAAGAATGCGCCGGTAGTGCTGTACAAGGACCCTGTGCTGACCGGCGACTATATCTCCAGCGCTGCCGTCAGTTTCGACCAGAACCAGCAGCCTGCGGTCAGCATCGACCTCAACGGCGACGGCGGCCGCAAGATGCGCGATGCTACCCGCGGCAAGGTCGGCAAGGCGATGGCGATCGTGCTGTTTGAAAAAGGCAAGGGCGAAGTCCTGACCGTGGCGACGATCCAGAGCGAACTGGGTTCGCGCTTCCAGATCACCGGCATGGGTTCGCCTGAAGCGGCGGCCGACCTGGCGCTGCTGCTGCGCGCCGGTTCGCTGGCGGCGCCGATGACCATCATCGAAGAACGCACCATCGGCCCGCAACTGGGCGCCGAGAATATCAAGAAGGGTTTTGACTCGACCATGTACGGTTTCGCCGTCATCGCCGTGTTCATGATCATCTACTACATGCTGTTCGGCCTGTTCAGCGTGCTGGCGCTGTCGGTCAACCTGCTGCTGCTGATCGCGGTGCTGTCGACCTTGCAGGCGACGCTGACCTTGCCGGGTATCGCCGCGATTGCGCTGACCCTTGGTATCGCGATCGACGCCAACGTGCTGGTGAATGAACGTATCCGCGAAGAACTGCGCAACGGCAATTCGCCGCAGGCAGCGATCTCGATCGGTTTCGACCGCGCCTGGGCCACGATCCTGGACTCCAACGTGACGACGCTGATCGCCGGCCTGGCATTGCTGATTTTCGGTTCCGGCGCCATCCGCGGTTTTGCGGTGGTGCATTGCCTGGGCATCCTGACTTCGATCTTCTCGGCAGTGTTCGTTTCGCGCGGTTTCGCCAACCTCTGGTACGGCCGCAAGAAGAAACTGACCAGCCTGTCGATCGGCCAGATCTGGAAACCGAACGCCTGAGCCGCAACCAAGCCCTAGCTGATATCGAATAACGTTGCGGCCGCGACCACGTGGCCGCACAAGCAAGAACCAGTGGTGTGAACCAAAAGGAATGTGATGGAACTTTTCCGTATCAAGAAAGATATTCCGTTCATGCGCCATGCGTTGATATTCAATGCAATCTCGGCGCTGACGTTTGTATTGGCCGTATTCTTCCTGTTCTCGAAAGGCCTGCATCTGTCGATCGAGTTTACCGGCGGCACGGTAATCGAAGTCGCCTACAGCAAACCGGCCAATATCGAGGGCATACGCAAGACGGTCGAAGGCATCGGTTATACCGATAACCAGGTCACCAATTTCGGCACCGCCCAGGATGTGATGATTCGCCTGCCGGCAAAAAAAGGTGAAAATTCCAACGCCCAAAGCGCAACCGTACTGAAAGCCTTGCAGCAGCAGGACCCCGACGTGCAGCTCAAGCGCACCGAGTTTGTCGGACCGCAGGTGGGCGACGAACTGGCGCACGACGGCCTGATGGCGCTGCTGTTCGTGGTGATCGGCATCGTCATCTACCTGGCCATCCGCTTCGAATGGAAGTACGCGGTGGCGGCGATTATCGCCAACTTGCATGACGTGGTGATCATCCTCGGCTTCTTCGCCTTCTTCCAGTGGGAATTCTCGCTGACCGTACTGGCGGCGATCCTGGCGGTGCTGGGCTATTCGGTGAATGAATCGGTGGTGGTGTTCGATCGCGTGCGTGAAACTTTCCGCGACCGCCGCTTCGGCAAGCTGGCGGTTTCCGATGTCATGAACCATGCGATCACTAGCACGATTTCCCGTACCATCATCACCCACGGCAGTACTGAAATCATGGTGCTGTCGATGTTCGTGTTCGGCGGTCCGGCGCTGCATTACTTCGCGTTGGCGCTGACCATTGGTATCCTGTTCGGTATCTACTCTTCGGTGTTCGTGGCGGCGGCAGTAGCAATGTGGCTGGGCGTCAAGCGTGAAGACATGATCAAGCCGGTCAAGGAAAAAGACGAGACTGACGGCGCTGTGGTGTAAGGCGTTGCGGTTATAAAAAAACCAGCCTTCGGGCTGGTTTTTTTTGGTCTGGCGAAAAGCCGGGCTTCAGATTTTCTTGGCCAGCGATGCGGCATGCCCGATATAGTTGGACGGCGTCATGGCCAGCAGGTGGTCTTTGGCGTCCTGCGGGATTTCCAGCTTGAGGATGAACTCGCGCAATGCATCCTTGGAGATGCCTTTGCCGCGCGTCAGCTCTTTCAGCTGTTCGTACGGATTCTCGATGCCGTAGCGGCGCATTACGGTCTGCACCGGCTCGGCCAGCACTTCCCAGGTAGCGTCCAGGTCTTCCGCCAGGCGGCCGGGATTGACTTCCAGCTTGTTCAGGCCGCGCAGGCAGCTGTCGTAAGCCAGGATCGCATAACCGAGGCCGACGCCGATATTGCGCAGCACGGTGGAATCGGTCAGGTCGCGCTGCCAGCGCGACAGCGGCAGCTTTTCCGACATGTGCTTGAGCACGGCGTTGGCCATGCCGAGGTTGCCTTCGGAATTCTCGAAATCGATAGGGTTGACCTTGTGCGGCATGGTAGAGGAACCGATTTCGCCGGCCTTGGTGCGCTGCTTGAAAAAGCCGAGCGAGATGTAACCCCAGATATCGCGGTTCAGGTCGAGCAGGATGGTGTTGCTGCGGCTGATGGCGTCGAACAGTTCCGCCATATAGTCGTGCGGTTCGATCTGGATGGTATAGGGATTGAACACCAGGCCCAGCCGTTGTTCGATCACGTTCTTCGAGAAATTTTCCCAGTCGAAGTCGGGGTAGGCCGACAGGTGGGCATTGTAGTTGCCGACCGCGCCATTCATCTTGCCCAGGATTTCCACGGCGGCGATGCGTTTCACCGCGCGTTGCAGGCGCGCCACGACATTGGCCATTTCCTTGCCAAGCGTGGTCGGGCTGGCCGGCTGGCCATGGGTGCGCGACATCATCGGCAGCTCGGCGTTGGTGTGCGCCAGTTCGGTCAGCTTGGCGATCACTTGCTGCAGGGCCGGCAGCAGCACGGTATCGCGCGCCGCTTTCAGCATCATGCCGTGCGAAGTGTTGTTGATGTCTTCCGAGGTGCAGGCGAAGTGGATGAATTCAGACGCTGCGACCAGTTCCGGCACATCCTTGACTTGTTCCTTGAGCCAGTACTCGACCGCCTTGACGTCATGGTTGGTGACGGCTTCGATGGCCTTGATGCGTTCTGCATCGGCTTCGCTGAAGTCGCTGGCCAGCTTGTCGAGCAACGCGGTGGCGCTGGCGGAAAAAGGTTTGATCTCGGCAAAGCCCGCATTCGACAGGGCTTGCAGCCAGGCAATTTCAACCTTGACCCGGTGGTGCATGAAACCGGATTCGGACAGGATAGGGCGCAGCTTGTCGGTTTTGGCGGCGTAGCGGCCATCCAGCGGGGACAGGGCGGAAAGCGTGGAAAGAGACATGATAATGGTGACTATAGAGGTGAATGAAGATAGGGGCGGTATGCCTGTTGTTTCTATTTTGCAAGTACGCAGCGTGCTTAAGCGTGCTATATAAGCGCGCTATGAAATTCTGGCAACAATTTTGGCAACAACGTCCGGCGACAACGCAAGGCAATAACCAGCCAAACCGAATTTTACCATTTGCAACGTGGTAAATATGCCGCTTTGCGTTCAGGCCTGGGTGGCGATGGACAAAGTGGCGGGGGGCGAATGCTATAATCAGCCAACATTTTTTTACCATAAGTGACATATGAAGCTGATCGGTTCCCTCGGTAGTCCTTTCGTCCGCAAGGTACGCGTAGTAATGGCGGAAAAGAAACTGGACTACGAATTTGTGCTGGAAGACGTCTGGGCCGCCGACACCAAGATTCACACTTCGAATCCCTTGGGCAAGGTGCCTTGCCTGGTGATGGAAGACGGCGGCGCCATGTTCGATTCGCACGTGATCGTCGAATATCTCGACACCCTGACGCCGGTTGGTAAACTGATCCCGATCAACAGCCGCGAGCGCTCCGAAGTGAAATGCTGGGAAGCGCTGGCCGACGGCGTGGTGGAAGCCGGCGTGCTGATCCGCCTGGAAAGCACGCAGCGAGCTGAAGGCGAACGCAGCCAGGCCTGGATAGCCCGCCAGCAGCGCAAGATCGACGGCGGCCTGAAAGCGATGGCGGCGGGATTGGCGGAAAAGCCGTTCTGCTCCGGCACCCATTATTCGCTGGCCGACGTCGCAGTCGGCTGCGCCCTGGGCTGGCTCAGTTTTCGTTTCCCCGAGATTAGCTGGCGCGAAGATTATCCGACGCTGGCTAAACTGTACGAGAAGTTGTCCGAGCGCCAGTCGTTCAAGGACACCGTTCCGCAATAAGCCCACATCGCCGAAGCCGGCTGTTCCGCAAGATGGACCATGGAACAGCGGCATTCGGAGGCATCTTTCCTCTGCGTAAACCTCTTCACATTCCTGCATGACCCGAGGCCCGGCCGCGCGCTAATTGCCTGCCTGGCTGCTTTTCTTCGGCGCGAAGAAAGTCGACGGCGACTGCCCGAAAGTTTTCCTGAACATGGCGGAAAAAGCCGACTGGCTGGCGTAGCCCAGTTCGGTCGCCACCAGCGACAGCGGCATGCCGCGCGCGATCATCGGCGCCGCGTGCGCCAGCCTGATCTGCTGCCGCCACTGGCCGAAGGTCATGCCCAGGTCGCGTTCGAACAGGCGCGCCAGGGTTCTTTCCGAGGCGCCGACCTGGTCTGCCCAGACGGCCAGCGTCATGCTGGAGTCGGGCGTTTCCATCAAGGCCTGGCAGATGGCGTGCAAGCGCTTTTCGGTCGGCAGGGAGATGCGTATGCCCTGGGTTTGCGCCGCCGCCAGTTCGCTCAGTATCAATTGGCTGAGCAAGGTTTCCCTACGGCTGCCGTCGTCGGTTTGCGACAGCGCGGCGATCAGCTCGCGCAGCAAGGTCGATACTTCCAGCACGATGCATTCCTGGCCGTCGAACGGCGTCGCATCGGTATGGATGTACAAGGCGCGCAACTGCGATTTTTCCATGGTGGCGATTTCATGTTCCACCAGCGGCGGAATCCAGATCGCCCTGAGCGGCGGCACGATCCAGGTGCTGTTGCCGACGCTCACGCGCAGCACGCCCTCCGCTGCGTAGGTGACCTGGCCCCAGGGATGGGAATGCGCGCTCAGCAGCTTGGCGGCGTCCAGGTCGCGCGCGCGCAGGCGCACCGGATGCAACTGGTCCGGCACGACGTCAAGCAAGCCGATGGTGGTATGGGTAAGTATTTGGGCTGGCATAAAGGAAGAATGGCAGAAATACGACAAATTATGTCTTTCTATCTTAAAACAGTCTCGACTTTTTTGCTTACACTAACGTCTTGCGAATGATGATCATCTTGTCGACGGCTAAACAGGCCGCGTACTTTGCGTCTCTCATTGCACATTCTTCCCACTATTCATCTCACCACCATGCCAACCGCAGCCAAGCAGATTTCCCCCGCCATGGGATCGCACGACGCCGAGAAAACCGGTTTCCGCGTATTGGGCGCCATCAGTTTCGCCCACTTCCTGAACGACATGATCCAGTCGCTGATCCTGTCCATCTATCCGCTGCTGAAAGGCAATTTCAACCTCAGCTTTGCGCAGATCGGCCTGATCACGCTGACTTACCAGATCACCGCCTCGATCCTGCAGCCGCTGGTGGGGCTGTATACCGATAAACATCCGAAGCCGTACTCGCTGGCGCTGGGCATGGGGTTCACGCTGGTGGGCCTGCTGATCCTGTCGGTCGCGCCCAGCTACGGCATCTTGCTGTTCGCTGCGGCCCTGGTCGGCACCGGTTCGTCGATCTTCCATCCGGAGTCGTCGCGCGTGGCGCGCATGGCTTCCGGCGGCCGCCATGGCCTGGCGCA
Proteins encoded in this region:
- the secD gene encoding protein translocase subunit SecD gives rise to the protein MNRYPLWKYILIVIALLFGVLYTIPNLFGESPAVQVSSGKSTLKIDSSLADRVSQVLQQGNLLTDSVTFENAGAQGTVRARFHDTDTQFKAKALLEQTLNTDPTDPVYVVAFNLVPNTPHWLQAIHAFPMYLGLDLRGGVHFLMQVDTKAVINKRLQGLQASARTELRDKDIRYSGINRNGDTIEISFRDQDTLNKALNILAPQLSEMSIQAVLPVAGADPMLSASLKPEALKQIVDNGVTQNITTLSKRVNELGVSEPIIQRQGADRIVVQMPGVQDVSRAKDIIGRTATLEVRMVDESVTRGTEATAAVPFGSELFKVGKNAPVVLYKDPVLTGDYISSAAVSFDQNQQPAVSIDLNGDGGRKMRDATRGKVGKAMAIVLFEKGKGEVLTVATIQSELGSRFQITGMGSPEAAADLALLLRAGSLAAPMTIIEERTIGPQLGAENIKKGFDSTMYGFAVIAVFMIIYYMLFGLFSVLALSVNLLLLIAVLSTLQATLTLPGIAAIALTLGIAIDANVLVNERIREELRNGNSPQAAISIGFDRAWATILDSNVTTLIAGLALLIFGSGAIRGFAVVHCLGILTSIFSAVFVSRGFANLWYGRKKKLTSLSIGQIWKPNA
- the purB gene encoding adenylosuccinate lyase: MSLSTLSALSPLDGRYAAKTDKLRPILSESGFMHHRVKVEIAWLQALSNAGFAEIKPFSASATALLDKLASDFSEADAERIKAIEAVTNHDVKAVEYWLKEQVKDVPELVAASEFIHFACTSEDINNTSHGMMLKAARDTVLLPALQQVIAKLTELAHTNAELPMMSRTHGQPASPTTLGKEMANVVARLQRAVKRIAAVEILGKMNGAVGNYNAHLSAYPDFDWENFSKNVIEQRLGLVFNPYTIQIEPHDYMAELFDAISRSNTILLDLNRDIWGYISLGFFKQRTKAGEIGSSTMPHKVNPIDFENSEGNLGMANAVLKHMSEKLPLSRWQRDLTDSTVLRNIGVGLGYAILAYDSCLRGLNKLEVNPGRLAEDLDATWEVLAEPVQTVMRRYGIENPYEQLKELTRGKGISKDALREFILKLEIPQDAKDHLLAMTPSNYIGHAASLAKKI
- a CDS encoding glutathione S-transferase N-terminal domain-containing protein, whose protein sequence is MKLIGSLGSPFVRKVRVVMAEKKLDYEFVLEDVWAADTKIHTSNPLGKVPCLVMEDGGAMFDSHVIVEYLDTLTPVGKLIPINSRERSEVKCWEALADGVVEAGVLIRLESTQRAEGERSQAWIARQQRKIDGGLKAMAAGLAEKPFCSGTHYSLADVAVGCALGWLSFRFPEISWREDYPTLAKLYEKLSERQSFKDTVPQ
- the secF gene encoding protein translocase subunit SecF, with protein sequence MELFRIKKDIPFMRHALIFNAISALTFVLAVFFLFSKGLHLSIEFTGGTVIEVAYSKPANIEGIRKTVEGIGYTDNQVTNFGTAQDVMIRLPAKKGENSNAQSATVLKALQQQDPDVQLKRTEFVGPQVGDELAHDGLMALLFVVIGIVIYLAIRFEWKYAVAAIIANLHDVVIILGFFAFFQWEFSLTVLAAILAVLGYSVNESVVVFDRVRETFRDRRFGKLAVSDVMNHAITSTISRTIITHGSTEIMVLSMFVFGGPALHYFALALTIGILFGIYSSVFVAAAVAMWLGVKREDMIKPVKEKDETDGAVV
- a CDS encoding AraC family transcriptional regulator, with amino-acid sequence MPAQILTHTTIGLLDVVPDQLHPVRLRARDLDAAKLLSAHSHPWGQVTYAAEGVLRVSVGNSTWIVPPLRAIWIPPLVEHEIATMEKSQLRALYIHTDATPFDGQECIVLEVSTLLRELIAALSQTDDGSRRETLLSQLILSELAAAQTQGIRISLPTEKRLHAICQALMETPDSSMTLAVWADQVGASERTLARLFERDLGMTFGQWRQQIRLAHAAPMIARGMPLSLVATELGYASQSAFSAMFRKTFGQSPSTFFAPKKSSQAGN